Within the Ensifer canadensis genome, the region GCTCTTTAAGCTGCCTCGTCCTGGGCGTCGTCTTCTTCGATCGCCTTGCCGCGCTTCGGACCCTTGTTAAGATTGGCTTCGACCAGGCGAACAGCCTCGGTCTCGGACATCTTGTTCACGGCCGCGATTTCGCGCGCCATGCGGTCGAGGGCAGCTTCATAGAGCTGGCGTTCGGAATAGGACTGCTCCGGCTGGTTTTCTGCGCGGTAGAGGTCGCGCACGACTTCTGCGATCGAGATCAGATCGCCGGAATTGATCTTGGCATCGTATTCCTGTGCGCGGCGCGACCACATGGTCCGCTTGACGCGAGCCTTGCCCTGCACAACCTTCAACGCGCGATCGACGAAATCGGTCTCCGAGAGCTTGCGCATGCCGATGCTGACGGCCTTGGCGACCGGCACCTTCAGGCGCATCTTGTCCTTTTCGAAATCGATGACAAAAAGCTCAAGCTTCATGCCGGCAACTTCCTGCTCCTCGATAGCGACGATCTGTCCGACGCCATGGGCCGGATAGACAATCGATTCACCGGTCTTGAAGCCGTGGCGTGTCGAAGATTTTTTCTGCTGGGTCGTCATTCGTTTCAAAAACTCCCTGTTTCGCACCCGGCCATTCTTGGCCGGGGCCGGGTCAGTGAGGCCCGGGATAGACGGGGATACCGCCGGGTGGGTCCATCCTGGTCCGTCCAAAGGAACCCAAACAATCCCATCAAACGCGGTCACAATAGAGAGACGCAACGGTGCGTATCTGGAAAAACCGCGCTGTGGAGATCGTTTGCTTTCGTGAGGTTTTCGGGCGCGCAAAAACACCCTCTGTGGATCAGTAGAAGGACCCTATCACAAAAAACTGCGGAAATCAATAATTTGCTGCATGGCAGCCATCAAGCCGCCATTCTCGCAGATGCGAGGGCGGAGCCTGATTTTCCCCAGATTTGACGCCGGGGTCATTATCGTCTCGCCAGCCTCGGCGCACGGACCGAGGCCGAGCGCCTCAGTCGCCCTGGCCGGGTT harbors:
- a CDS encoding CarD family transcriptional regulator, whose product is MTTQQKKSSTRHGFKTGESIVYPAHGVGQIVAIEEQEVAGMKLELFVIDFEKDKMRLKVPVAKAVSIGMRKLSETDFVDRALKVVQGKARVKRTMWSRRAQEYDAKINSGDLISIAEVVRDLYRAENQPEQSYSERQLYEAALDRMAREIAAVNKMSETEAVRLVEANLNKGPKRGKAIEEDDAQDEAA